A DNA window from Parabacteroides johnsonii DSM 18315 contains the following coding sequences:
- a CDS encoding MarR family winged helix-turn-helix transcriptional regulator — MEPICAIKDIYKILYQFEKTFAEVHDITINEAMLLCCLKDGETKSAGMICEYIGLSNSRVSKVITAVENKGYIRRNINKNDKRQMFFSLTPNGKEKIQKMMNAELCFDELFEKLKTCMEKG; from the coding sequence ATGGAACCAATTTGTGCGATCAAAGATATATACAAAATTTTATATCAGTTCGAGAAAACCTTTGCGGAAGTACACGATATTACAATCAACGAGGCCATGTTGCTCTGCTGCCTGAAAGACGGAGAAACGAAATCGGCCGGTATGATCTGTGAATATATAGGCCTGTCCAACTCACGCGTTTCGAAAGTCATCACAGCCGTAGAGAATAAAGGTTATATCCGCCGCAACATCAACAAAAACGACAAACGGCAGATGTTCTTCTCCCTCACCCCTAACGGAAAAGAGAAAATACAGAAGATGATGAATGCAGAACTGTGTTTCGACGAATTGTTCGAGAAACTGAAAACTTGTATGGAAAAAGGTTAA
- a CDS encoding FAD-dependent oxidoreductase, which yields MNYLIIGGVAGGATVAARLRRMDEKANIVLFERGKYVSYANCGLPYYIGDTINNREKLFVQTVKGFTDRFRIDIRTEQEVTAIRPDKKEVEVKNLSTGEIYTETYDKLVLSPGAEPLRPGIEGIGSKKIFTLRNVPDTDTIKNYINIEKPKRAIVVGGGFIGLEMAENLHDLGIQVDVVEMANQVMAPLDFSMAAIVHQQLTDKGVGLHLEDGVSRFEEKDGGVTVHLRSGKQIATDMVLLSIGVRPETKLAKEAGLAIGERGGIAVNDYMQTSDADIYALGDATEVKNLVTGQPSLIPLAGPANKQGRIVADNIIFGNKKKYAGSIGTSIAKVFDLTVAATGANAKLLQRNNIPYTSSYTHGASNAGYYPGAVPMSIKILFDPENGKLLGAQIVGFNGVDKRIEMLEQVIQRGGTIYDLTELEHAYAPPYSSAKDPVNMAGFVAENILKGKSQIIQWRELAELPADTIRIDVRTRDEHKLGSIPGFINIPVDELREHLDELPKDKLIIVSCAVGLRGYLAYRILVQNGFKNVRNLSGGYKTWSVATAPVKEVAPCNPGSSEGANCECSAIPTLKVDACGLMCPGPVMQLKKNYETLKTGEQLQITATDQAFGKDVASWCKVTGAELVALENKNGVVAATIRKQEKTAPHASVQNNADNKTLIVFSDDLDKALASFVIANGAASTGKKVTMFFTFWGLNVIKKQQKPAVSKDIFGKMFGWMLPAHSGKLKLSKMNMGGAGSWMMRLIMKQKRIDSLESLIQQAVDNGVEMIACTMSMDVMGVQKEELMDNVTLGGVASYLERAEEANVNLFI from the coding sequence ATGAACTACCTGATTATCGGAGGAGTAGCCGGAGGAGCTACCGTTGCAGCACGTCTGCGCAGAATGGATGAAAAAGCCAATATCGTCCTGTTCGAACGAGGAAAATATGTATCGTATGCAAACTGCGGTCTACCTTATTATATAGGTGACACGATTAATAACCGGGAAAAGCTATTCGTACAGACAGTGAAAGGTTTCACTGATCGTTTCCGGATCGACATCCGCACAGAACAAGAGGTAACCGCCATCCGTCCGGATAAAAAAGAAGTGGAAGTCAAGAACCTATCCACTGGTGAAATTTACACCGAAACATACGACAAACTGGTACTTTCACCGGGAGCCGAACCGCTCCGACCGGGTATCGAAGGGATCGGAAGCAAGAAGATATTCACTCTCCGTAATGTGCCGGACACCGATACGATCAAGAATTACATCAATATCGAAAAGCCGAAACGCGCTATCGTTGTGGGGGGAGGCTTTATCGGACTGGAAATGGCGGAAAACCTGCACGATTTGGGTATCCAGGTCGACGTGGTGGAAATGGCTAACCAAGTAATGGCTCCGTTAGACTTCTCGATGGCGGCAATCGTACATCAGCAACTAACCGATAAGGGAGTCGGGTTACATTTGGAAGATGGTGTCAGCCGCTTTGAAGAAAAAGACGGTGGTGTGACCGTACACCTCCGTAGTGGCAAACAGATCGCTACCGACATGGTTTTACTGAGCATTGGGGTACGTCCGGAAACCAAACTGGCAAAAGAGGCCGGACTCGCCATCGGAGAACGGGGCGGTATTGCCGTAAACGACTATATGCAAACTTCCGATGCCGACATATATGCCCTCGGCGATGCCACGGAAGTAAAAAATCTCGTTACCGGACAGCCCTCTCTCATCCCTCTGGCAGGACCAGCCAATAAACAGGGACGCATCGTGGCGGACAATATCATATTCGGTAATAAAAAGAAATATGCAGGTTCGATCGGAACTTCCATCGCCAAAGTCTTCGACCTGACAGTCGCCGCCACCGGTGCTAATGCCAAGCTGCTACAACGGAACAACATTCCCTACACCTCTTCTTATACACACGGAGCGTCGAATGCCGGCTACTACCCCGGAGCTGTTCCGATGTCGATTAAAATTCTGTTTGATCCGGAAAACGGCAAACTCTTAGGCGCCCAAATAGTTGGCTTCAACGGAGTAGACAAACGCATCGAAATGCTGGAACAGGTGATCCAACGAGGAGGAACCATCTATGACCTGACAGAGCTGGAACATGCATACGCTCCTCCTTATTCGTCAGCAAAAGATCCGGTAAACATGGCTGGATTCGTAGCTGAAAACATATTGAAAGGAAAATCGCAAATCATCCAGTGGCGCGAACTCGCCGAACTGCCTGCCGACACAATCCGGATCGATGTCCGTACGCGCGACGAACACAAATTAGGATCAATCCCCGGATTCATCAACATACCGGTTGACGAGCTGAGAGAACACCTGGACGAACTGCCGAAAGATAAACTGATCATTGTCAGTTGTGCAGTCGGGCTTCGTGGCTATTTAGCCTACCGCATCTTGGTACAGAACGGTTTCAAGAATGTGCGCAATCTATCCGGCGGATACAAGACATGGAGTGTGGCGACCGCCCCTGTCAAGGAGGTTGCCCCCTGCAATCCGGGATCATCGGAAGGTGCAAACTGTGAATGTTCCGCTATCCCCACACTGAAGGTAGATGCTTGCGGACTGATGTGCCCGGGTCCCGTAATGCAACTGAAAAAGAATTACGAAACACTGAAAACCGGCGAGCAACTCCAGATAACCGCTACCGACCAGGCGTTCGGTAAAGATGTCGCCTCTTGGTGCAAAGTGACAGGTGCCGAACTGGTTGCGCTGGAAAACAAGAACGGAGTCGTTGCCGCCACCATCCGCAAACAAGAAAAGACAGCCCCCCACGCAAGCGTGCAGAATAATGCCGATAACAAGACACTGATCGTATTCAGTGATGACTTGGATAAAGCGCTGGCCTCTTTCGTCATTGCCAACGGAGCAGCTTCGACCGGCAAAAAGGTAACGATGTTTTTCACCTTCTGGGGATTGAACGTAATCAAGAAGCAACAAAAACCGGCCGTCTCCAAAGATATTTTCGGCAAGATGTTCGGCTGGATGCTTCCGGCACACAGCGGCAAGCTCAAACTATCTAAAATGAACATGGGAGGTGCCGGTAGCTGGATGATGCGCCTTATCATGAAGCAAAAGCGGATCGACAGTCTGGAAAGCCTGATCCAACAAGCCGTAGACAACGGCGTGGAAATGATTGCCTGCACCATGAGCATGGATGTGATGGGCGTGCAAAAAGAAGAGTTGATGGACAATGTTACGCTAGGCGGCGTAGCTTCTTATCTCGAACGAGCCGAGGAAGCGAATGTAAACCTGTTCATCTAA
- the serS gene encoding serine--tRNA ligase has product MLTLKVITEETDRVIRGLEKKHFKGAQESIAKVIELNDKRRGAQNQLDKNLAEVNQTSKTIGMLMKEGKKEEAETAKQRVAEIKEANKAIQAEMDQAAEDMQNLLYTIPNVPYDEVPEGVGADDNKVEKMGGMETELPKDALPHWELAKKYDLIDFDLGVKITGAGFPVYKGQGAQLQRALINFFLDEARKSGYTEIMPPTVVNAASGYGTGQLPDKEGQMYHCEVDDLYLIPTAEVPVTNIYRDVILDEKQLPIKNCAYTQCFRREAGSYGKDVRGLNRLHEFSKVELVRIDKPEHSKQSHQEMLDHVEGLLQKLELPYRILRLCGGDMSFTAALCFDFEVYSEAQKRWLEVSSVSNFDNYQANRLKCRYRDENKKTQLCHTLNGSALALPRIVAALLENNQTPEGIRIPKALVPYTGFDMIK; this is encoded by the coding sequence ATGTTGACGCTTAAAGTAATTACGGAAGAGACAGACCGGGTGATTCGTGGTCTGGAAAAGAAACACTTTAAAGGTGCACAGGAAAGCATCGCAAAAGTGATCGAATTGAACGATAAAAGACGTGGTGCGCAAAATCAATTAGATAAAAACCTGGCAGAGGTGAACCAGACTTCGAAAACCATCGGTATGCTGATGAAAGAAGGTAAAAAAGAGGAGGCCGAAACTGCCAAGCAACGTGTTGCCGAGATCAAGGAAGCCAATAAAGCTATCCAGGCTGAGATGGATCAGGCGGCCGAAGATATGCAGAACTTGCTCTATACAATCCCGAATGTTCCTTACGATGAAGTTCCTGAAGGTGTGGGAGCTGACGACAATAAGGTGGAAAAGATGGGCGGTATGGAAACTGAACTGCCGAAAGACGCACTGCCTCATTGGGAATTGGCAAAGAAATATGACCTGATCGATTTTGACTTGGGTGTGAAGATCACAGGTGCCGGTTTTCCGGTTTACAAAGGACAAGGTGCACAGTTGCAGCGTGCGCTGATTAACTTCTTCCTGGATGAAGCCCGTAAATCCGGTTATACGGAAATTATGCCGCCGACAGTTGTGAATGCTGCTTCCGGTTATGGTACGGGCCAGTTGCCTGACAAGGAAGGACAGATGTATCATTGCGAAGTGGATGATCTTTATTTGATCCCGACAGCCGAAGTCCCGGTCACTAATATCTATCGTGATGTTATCCTCGACGAAAAGCAGTTGCCGATCAAGAATTGTGCCTATACGCAGTGTTTCCGTCGCGAAGCCGGCTCATACGGAAAAGATGTGCGCGGACTGAACCGTTTGCATGAGTTCTCCAAAGTGGAATTAGTTCGTATCGATAAACCTGAACACTCCAAACAGTCTCATCAGGAAATGTTGGATCACGTGGAAGGTCTGCTTCAGAAATTGGAACTTCCTTACCGTATTTTACGTCTTTGTGGTGGCGATATGAGTTTTACGGCTGCTCTGTGTTTCGATTTTGAAGTTTATTCGGAAGCCCAGAAACGTTGGTTGGAGGTAAGCTCGGTTTCTAACTTTGACAATTACCAGGCAAACCGCTTGAAATGTCGTTATCGCGACGAAAACAAAAAGACACAGCTCTGCCATACTCTGAATGGAAGTGCATTGGCTTTGCCGCGTATCGTTGCAGCCTTACTCGAAAACAATCAGACACCCGAAGGCATCCGCATTCCGAAGGCGTTGGTTCCGTATACGGGATTTGATATGATTAAGTAA
- a CDS encoding C40 family peptidase, with amino-acid sequence MIHKKYNLFFFWILLFVLTLTSCGSKKQRVALPADFKGPKELSRLYGVRLTPDDNIFLYNEGAKWLGVPHRMGGLTKKGVDCSGFVAIVFREVYGKQLARSSADMLKHNCKKVNRASLKEGDLVFFRTGKGRKKVPNHVGIYLKNGKFIHTSTSSGVIVSSLSEPYYVRSWLTGGRVKNL; translated from the coding sequence ATGATTCATAAAAAATATAACCTGTTTTTCTTTTGGATACTGTTGTTTGTTTTGACGCTTACGTCGTGTGGCAGCAAGAAACAGCGTGTAGCCTTGCCGGCAGATTTCAAGGGACCGAAAGAACTTTCTCGCCTCTATGGTGTTCGTCTGACTCCGGATGATAATATATTTTTGTACAATGAAGGAGCCAAATGGTTAGGTGTCCCTCACCGGATGGGAGGGTTGACAAAGAAAGGTGTGGACTGTTCCGGTTTTGTGGCGATCGTATTTCGTGAAGTGTATGGAAAGCAGTTAGCACGTTCGTCGGCCGATATGCTGAAGCACAATTGCAAGAAAGTCAATCGTGCCAGCCTGAAGGAAGGCGATCTGGTCTTTTTTCGGACAGGCAAGGGAAGGAAGAAAGTGCCCAATCATGTTGGTATTTATCTGAAAAACGGAAAGTTTATTCATACCAGCACTTCGAGTGGCGTGATTGTCAGCAGCCTGAGTGAACCTTATTATGTCCGGTCATGGCTTACAGGCGGGCGGGTGAAGAATTTGTGA
- the rpmA gene encoding 50S ribosomal protein L27 codes for MAHKKGVGSSKNGRESQSKRLGVKLFGGEVAKAGNIIVRQRGTVHHPGENVGIGKDHTLYALVDGVVTFRRGKENRSFVSVKEVVAEA; via the coding sequence ATGGCACATAAGAAAGGTGTGGGTAGTTCTAAGAACGGCCGTGAATCACAAAGTAAGAGATTAGGTGTTAAGCTTTTCGGTGGCGAAGTTGCTAAAGCTGGCAACATCATCGTTCGTCAGAGAGGAACAGTTCATCATCCGGGTGAAAACGTAGGTATCGGTAAAGATCATACGTTGTATGCATTGGTTGATGGCGTAGTAACTTTCCGTAGAGGCAAAGAAAACCGTTCTTTCGTTTCTGTAAAAGAAGTGGTAGCAGAAGCATAA
- the rplU gene encoding 50S ribosomal protein L21, with amino-acid sequence MYVIVEINGQQFKAEEGKKLFVHHIQNAESGAVVEFEKVLLVDNNGEVKVGVPTVEGAKVVCEVLSPLVKGDKVLIFHKKRRKGYRKLNGHRQQFTEVSVKEIVA; translated from the coding sequence ATGTACGTAATCGTAGAAATTAACGGACAGCAGTTCAAGGCTGAAGAAGGAAAGAAGTTGTTCGTTCATCACATTCAGAACGCAGAAAGCGGTGCTGTTGTGGAATTTGAAAAAGTATTGTTGGTTGACAACAATGGTGAAGTTAAAGTAGGTGTTCCTACCGTAGAAGGCGCAAAGGTAGTATGCGAAGTACTGTCTCCGCTGGTAAAAGGTGATAAAGTGCTGATCTTCCACAAGAAGAGAAGAAAAGGTTATCGTAAACTGAACGGTCACCGTCAGCAGTTCACTGAAGTGAGTGTAAAAGAAATTGTTGCTTAA